In Streptomyces sp. NBC_00433, a single genomic region encodes these proteins:
- a CDS encoding sugar phosphate isomerase/epimerase, whose protein sequence is MARPVTLFTGQFADLPFTEVCRLASQWGYDGLEIACWGDHFDVEAALSDDGYLPRLRDTLDKHGLKCWTISCHLTGQAVCDHPIDERHKGILPSRIWGDGEPEGVRTRAAEEIKNTARAAAAFGVDTVVGFTGSSIWHTVAMFPPVPPEMIDRGYQDFADRWNPILDVFDEVGVRFAHEVHPSEIAYDYWTTVRTLEAIGHRPAFGLNFDPSHFVWQDLDPVGFLYDFKDRIYHVDCKESVKQLNGRNGRLGSHLPWGDPRRGWDFVSTGHGDVPWEPVFRMLNSIGYAGPISVEWEDAGMDRLLGAPAALAHVRELAAIEPPAASFDSAFSSSS, encoded by the coding sequence ATGGCACGACCCGTCACCCTCTTCACCGGCCAGTTCGCCGACCTGCCCTTCACCGAGGTGTGCCGGCTGGCCTCGCAGTGGGGCTACGACGGCCTGGAGATCGCCTGCTGGGGCGACCACTTCGACGTCGAGGCGGCGCTCAGCGACGACGGCTACCTGCCCCGGCTGCGCGACACCCTGGACAAGCACGGGCTGAAGTGCTGGACCATCTCCTGCCACCTGACCGGGCAGGCGGTCTGCGACCACCCGATCGACGAGCGGCACAAGGGCATCCTGCCGTCCAGGATCTGGGGCGACGGGGAGCCCGAGGGGGTGCGCACCCGGGCCGCCGAGGAGATCAAGAACACCGCGCGGGCCGCCGCCGCCTTCGGCGTCGACACCGTGGTGGGCTTCACGGGCTCCTCGATCTGGCACACCGTGGCGATGTTCCCGCCGGTGCCGCCGGAGATGATCGACCGCGGCTACCAGGACTTCGCCGACCGCTGGAACCCGATCCTCGACGTCTTCGACGAGGTCGGGGTGCGCTTCGCGCACGAGGTGCACCCGAGCGAGATCGCGTACGACTACTGGACGACCGTGCGCACCCTTGAGGCGATCGGCCACCGCCCGGCCTTCGGGCTGAACTTCGACCCGAGCCACTTCGTGTGGCAGGACCTGGACCCGGTCGGTTTCCTCTACGACTTCAAGGACCGCATCTACCACGTCGACTGCAAGGAGTCGGTCAAGCAGCTGAACGGGCGAAACGGGCGGCTCGGCTCGCACCTGCCGTGGGGCGACCCGCGGCGCGGCTGGGACTTCGTCTCGACCGGGCACGGCGACGTCCCGTGGGAGCCGGTCTTCCGGATGCTCAACAGCATCGGCTACGCGGGGCCGATCTCGGTGGAATGGGAGGACGCCGGCATGGACCGGCTGCTGGGGGCGCCCGCCGCGCTCGCGCACGTACGCGAGCTGGC